The Lycium barbarum isolate Lr01 chromosome 11, ASM1917538v2, whole genome shotgun sequence genome contains the following window.
TGCATTATTAGTCTGCCATGTGTTATCTTGAAACCAATCAATGCTAGTAGAGGGGTCATTTGAACTATTTGGTAGATCAGCATCCTTGGGTCTGGAAATTGGAAGAATTTCCCCAGCTTTCTCCAATGCTTCCGGATTTGCACTATCCCATATGTCAACTGCTGGCCAATCATTAGCTGCAGAAGAAATTGCTACAACATCCTTCAGTTTCCCATCTGTTGGGCCTTCTGCGGTTCCAAAAACCGTGTCTAACTGAGCAGAAAGATCAATATCTGAGCCAACAAAAGCATCAGTTGATTTGGAAGCCTCGTGCTGATTTTCAGAACTAACTGTGGAACTCGTAAAGGTGTCAAATGCTGCAAAGGCACGCTGACCTCCAGAACCAACTGCAGAACTGATAGGACTGCTAGATGTGCTAAACACATTCTTCTCTCCTGAACCAGCCCTCTGAAAATCTGCTTGCCATCCAGAAAAGTCATCACTAGCTTGGACTGTAGAAGAGGTCGTAGCTGGTTCAGACGATCTAAGATTATCACTAGTTTGGACTGTAGAAGAGGTCACAGCTGGTTCAGAGGATCTAAGATTCTCAAACAAACTAAGATCCTCATCACTTCCAGCTGTTTCATTTACTGCACTCCCAATATTATCACTTATGACTCCAATATTTTCGCTTATGACTCTGTCTTCTTTGTACGCACTGGATATGTTCTCCCtctttggaaaagaaagaaagttgtCCAGGTCAAATCCAGTCGGATTGTAAGAGCTTTTGCTTTGCTCTAGATTCTTGTTCGTGATAGTGTTGTCTGTCTCCAGCTCAGTTGGCCATCTTATTTTCAGATCAAGGAGATCAGATAAAAGAACTTCATCACGAGGTGAACTCAGCCCCTTGTTTACCTGATTCTTTTCTGTAGCTGCTCCAACCTTCTCCTGGAAACCAAATGGGATGAGTTCTTAACATATACTCCTAATTCAATAACATATACTCCTAATTCAATTACATATACTCCTAATTCAACAAGTTAACAAAAGTCTATCAGAAATACTAGAATGCATAAGAGAAAATAATGAAAGAAGACTCAGTGAACAACAGAGGCTGATGCAGGATTATAGACTTTATAGTTAGTGGATTCTGAGTACCCTTCAACCCACTAAGTCCTTTTTATATGTAGACTTTATATATATAGGTCAACCCAAATCTGCACCTGCATAGCTACAGAAAGACATATCGAACCATAGGACCGAAGCATAAATCATAGTAATAACCAAAAAAGACCAATCTTGGATGATCAACCCTCTGTAACAGGAAGCA
Protein-coding sequences here:
- the LOC132616872 gene encoding uncharacterized protein LOC132616872 isoform X1 — its product is MSLELPSELIHEAKISTRTESGQPDYNPNDPSLPSIPSLSATIAAFDPSPPYLRCNHCKGKLLRGLQSFICIYCGQKLQQNPEVAPDPISFKSTVAYQWFLQALNLDGSEKVGAATEKNQVNKGLSSPRDEVLLSDLLDLKIRWPTELETDNTITNKNLEQSKSSYNPTGFDLDNFLSFPKRENISSAYKEDRVISENIGVISDNIGSAVNETAGSDEDLSLFENLRSSEPAVTSSTVQTSDNLRSSEPATTSSTVQASDDFSGWQADFQRAGSGEKNVFSTSSSPISSAVGSGGQRAFAAFDTFTSSTVSSENQHEASKSTDAFVGSDIDLSAQLDTVFGTAEGPTDGKLKDVVAISSAANDWPAVDIWDSANPEALEKAGEILPISRPKDADLPNSSNDPSTSIDWFQDNTWQTNNAPAPKHDTENGDHDSFDEWNTFTSSAPIKDPFENLPAPKLETANGDHDSFDEWNTFTTSAPIKDSFENVLVQNDNSNNSYMELTDFSSNLDDMDFGSFSQSDPFSATPGKEGVSAEVNDNILEVPTIFSGVDTPSKVGDDAGHASENAAIRAESNPSKNDMDIEGIMSQMHDLSFMLESNLSIPSKSNISLTKD
- the LOC132616872 gene encoding uncharacterized protein LOC132616872 isoform X2; this encodes MSLELPGELIHQAKISTRIESGQPEYNPNDPSLPSIPSVSATIAAFDPSPPYLRSNHCKGKLLRGLQSFNCIYYGQKLQQNPEVAPDPISFKSTVAYQWFLQALNLDGSEKVGAATEKNQVNKGLSSPRDEVLLSDLLDLKIRWPTELETDNTITNKNLEQSKSSYNPTGFDLDNFLSFPKRENISSAYKEDRVISENIGVISDNIGSAVNETAGSDEDLSLFENLRSSEPAVTSSTVQTSDNLRSSEPATTSSTVQASDDFSGWQADFQRAGSGEKNVFSTSSSPISSAVGSGGQRAFAAFDTFTSSTVSSENQHEASKSTDAFVGSDIDLSAQLDTVFGTAEGPTDGKLKDVVAISSAANDWPAVDIWDSANPEALEKAGEILPISRPKDADLPNSSNDPSTSIDWFQDNTWQTNNAPAPKHDTENGDHDSFDEWNTFTSSAPIKDPFENLPAPKLETANGDHDSFDEWNTFTTSAPIKDSFENVLVQNDNSNNSYMELTDFSSNLDDMDFGSFSQSDPFSATPGKEGVSAEVNDNILEVPTIFSGVDTPSKVGDDAGHASENAAIRAESNPSKNDMDIEGIMSQMHDLSFMLESNLSIPSKSNISLTKD